The genomic stretch TAGGAAAATATCTACAGTTTAATGTACCATTGTAGGTTGATATTTGATTTCGCATCAAATACGAAGACATTCTCTACTGAAAAGTATAAATAATGTAAGTTAATTTGGTACACACTTGATTcctagatattttaatttactaaaacagtaaaaataaacatctatatttattatcggctcatatcaaaacaaaagatttatTTCGTGTAAACATttctgtatttgaaattaagATGAACTTGACAAGTGTACAAGTTGGTCTTCCTCTGATAAGCGAAGAAGCTTATTATGTGATCATCAAAGTCCTTCACTTCCCTATGATGGTCTTCAGCCTCTCCGGTCTAGTGACCAACTCTCTCAACATGTTGGTCTTCGTCAGACAGGGCGTGACGTCAGACAGCGTCACCGTGTCTCTCTTCGTTATGTCCCTTTCAGATTTCGCCGCCAGCCTGCTGATGTTTCCGCAGGTGATCTGCTACTACCTGGACAGCCTCAATCTACCGTCGGTGAAGAGCTGCTATATCATTACGTCAATGGCTACCACGTACCCACATATTGTGTTCGGTAAAGTCACGTGTCTTATTCAAACCTACATCAGCGTGGAGAGAGCTTATTGTGTAGTTTTTCCACTCAAGGTAAAACGTGTCATCAAGACAAGAAACACGGTCATTATAAACATTATATTGTGTATTGTGACGATTATACTATTCACACCGTATCCTGCAAACTTGCAGCTGGTCTGGGTCAGAGATAATCTCAACTCTACCAGGGCAACATTCGTTTTCAACAGTGTTGGCCTCACCATGGCTAAGGTCAACTACATCAACGGTTCCTTCATCATCCCCAACACGGCCATAGTTGTGAACAGCGTAGCAACGGTTGTCATAGTAGCGCGTCTTCACGTGACCCGGAAGTGGAGGAAAACCTTGTCTTCAGCCGGAGCAGCGCCAAAGTCGCAAAAGATGTCCTCCAAAAGTCTGGAAACCAGTAAGACGGTCATAGTTATTACGTCCGTGTATCTGGTCAGTTTGATTTGTGGTCAGTTACCAGCGATGACCGCATTCGCATTACCAGATGTTACCCAAGAAGGCCTGAACAAGTATTTGTATGATGTTATCTTCTCAATTAGGTTTGATATCGAGGCTATGCACTCAACagtcaacttgtttttttactttaaaatgagCTCGAAATACCGCCAAGTATGTCAGGCCATTTTCATGAACTACACTAGGTAACTGAGTAAAAGGAGATTGAATAGTTaacaaatcatttaaatatcaaGAAATAGTGTGGAGCATATTCCGTATGCCAAATTATAAGTGATAATCTTTTCAACTCCCAAAATGTGTGTTTAGTGTCACTAATTTGTTGGTTAGATTAGCTTGCGGTGGCTCATCTAAAGAGGATTATTactctaatttaaaacaatgtgCAGGATAACAGGGAACAAGCAGGACGACAGGGAACAAGCAGGACGACAGGGAAGAAGCAGGACGAAAGAGATCTTGCAGGACGATGGGGAACTTCAGGAGGAAGTCAGGGA from Biomphalaria glabrata chromosome 9, xgBioGlab47.1, whole genome shotgun sequence encodes the following:
- the LOC106059381 gene encoding uncharacterized protein LOC106059381, which encodes MNLTSVQVGLPLISEEAYYVIIKVLHFPMMVFSLSGLVTNSLNMLVFVRQGVTSDSVTVSLFVMSLSDFAASLLMFPQVICYYLDSLNLPSVKSCYIITSMATTYPHIVFGKVTCLIQTYISVERAYCVVFPLKVKRVIKTRNTVIINIILCIVTIILFTPYPANLQLVWVRDNLNSTRATFVFNSVGLTMAKVNYINGSFIIPNTAIVVNSVATVVIVARLHVTRKWRKTLSSAGAAPKSQKMSSKSLETSKTVIVITSVYLVSLICGQLPAMTAFALPDVTQEGLNKYLYDVIFSIRFDIEAMHSTVNLFFYFKMSSKYRQVCQAIFMNYTR